A genomic window from Vigna radiata var. radiata cultivar VC1973A chromosome 2, Vradiata_ver6, whole genome shotgun sequence includes:
- the LOC106777049 gene encoding RING-H2 finger protein ATL65, producing the protein MPPSQPPHWAPSPSPSASPSASPTPTPTPILNKSFLPPPSNTPAVDFSPPLIAMVVVVAAAFLVVTYSRLIARHLRPPIHRLLHRFRRRRFPPSSVGDLESLPYESPFDGPRVFSPYGLDETVIKTIPFSLYTAKYDARFEESRNDCAVCLLEFEDEDYVRTLPVCSHTFHVDCIDAWLRSHANCPLCRAGVLCADSPFTPMMAARIRPSLDDDTILHRISLDPLIDPPPPVAISSVPEITPCIDEQSPRRNQNHANVNSEDCFRDFLLKRSYSFGFERSVASERMVMEATTASPWRYRRGSNSFWSKRPSPFGSLGKPRVFSFRYYRGMKSPFFRRRGFFPLSESSVRYGGGGSSSRRSKSIASPMFLRSSGLAAAAFSSSRLRCGDPEALLSPERFNRR; encoded by the coding sequence ATGCCTCCTTCTCAGCCACCCCATTGGGCCCCATCTCCATCTCCGTCTGCATCTCCGTCTGCATCTCCGACCCCAACGCCCACACCAATACTCAACAAATCATTCCTACCACCGCCGTCCAACACGCCGGCGGTTGACTTCAGTCCCCCTCTCATAGCAATGGTCGTTGTAGTCGCCGCTGCCTTTCTCGTCGTAACCTATTCTCGTCTCATCGCGCGCCACCTCAGGCCGCCCATCCACCGCCTCCTACACCGCTTCCGGCGGCGGCGATTCCCCCCTTCTTCCGTTGGCGACCTCGAGTCCTTACCCTACGAGTCTCCCTTTGACGGCCCCCGCGTGTTCTCTCCCTACGGTTTAGACGAAACGGTGATTAAAACGATACCGTTTTCGCTATACACCGCGAAATACGACGCTCGTTTCGAAGAGTCTCGCAACGACTGCGCCGTTTGCTTGCTGGAATTCGAAGACGAAGACTACGTGAGAACGCTTCCCGTTTGTTCACACACGTTCCACGTGGACTGCATCGACGCGTGGCTTCGCTCGCACGCTAACTGCCCTCTCTGCCGCGCAGGTGTCCTCTGCGCCGATTCGCCTTTCACTCCTATGATGGCCGCAAGAATCCGACCGAGCCTCGACGACGATACAATTCTTCACCGCATCAGTTTAGACCCTCTCATCGACCCCCCACCTCCTGTGGCAATATCGTCCGTGCCGGAGATAACACCCTGCATCGACGAGCAATCTCCCAGGAGGAACCAGAACCACGCGAACGTCAACTCAGAAGATTGTTTTAGGGATTTTCTTCTGAAGAGATCTTATTCGTTTGGGTTTGAACGGAGTGTCGCGTCGGAGAGGATGGTGATGGAAGCCACCACTGCGTCGCCATGGCGATACCGAAGAGGGAGTAATAGTTTCTGGAGCAAGAGGCCTTCGCCGTTTGGTTCTTTGGGAAAACCAAGGGTGTTTTCGTTTCGGTATTACAGAGGGATGAAATCACCGTTCTTCAGGCGGAGGGGATTCTTCCCGCTGTCGGAGTCCAGCGTGAGGTATGGCGGCGGCGGGAGCTCGTCGCGGCGGAGCAAGTCGATTGCAAGCCCAATGTTTCTTCGGTCGTCGGGTCTGGCAGCGGCGGCGTTCTCGTCGAGCCGGCTGAGGTGCGGGGACCCCGAGGCGCTGCTGTCGCCCGAGAGATTTAACCGGAGATGA